ACATATAAAATAGAAGGATCTTTTTATAAAATAAAACGCTGCAGAATATTCCTGCTAATAAATATAACGTTCAAAATGTTCTCTATTCATATTTGTTTTGAACGTAGAAGTACTCAGTCCTGAACGATTTATTAGCGGTTGGTTGCCTTCGTTTTCTTTAGGTATATTCATTTCAAGACCTTGTATAGTGAAAGGATCATACATATACGTTGTTCGTTCAGTTTCCGTATGCGACATTAACTTCACCTCTATTAATAGCCCTCGTTTTTTTAAATCATGTTAACTCGTTTACAGCAGATCCTCGAATAAAAATAGCTACGTTTCATAGGTCTTTTCGCTAAAAAAAGATCCGCCGTTTTCTACTTTTTTTATTACGTTGTAATTTCTTGTGGCTCTTCGCCTTCAAGGTCAGTAAAGAAATTTTCTAAGGATTCCCTTGGGTCAAGAGCACGTCCGTCTTCTTCGACAATACGGTTAAGCGTAGGGTCATTATTGCTATCTTTATTTTTATAGTTGTTATAATCAACTCTTTCTGCAATTCCTGAATTATCAACGTCTTTAAAGTCTTTCTTTGGCATAAAAACACCTCCTAGCCCTATTGTTTGAAAATTTGAAGATAAAATAAGTGGAAGGTTAAGTTATATTTTTATTTCCCCAGAATTAATTAGATACTTGTTGCTAAGAGATATGTACAACATGCTTAATTGTTTTACGAAATGGGGAAACTAAAACGTCAAAACTGAATTTACAGAGGAAGAATAACTAAACACACTTCTTAAAATAGCTATAAAAAGCAATCATTTTTATTAATCCAAAGACTAATTCTTTAAAGAGTTAGTCCTTTGTCATTCAATTAGTATACTCATGAACATGAAAAAAGAATGACAAATGAACTGTCATTCTTTCTCCTACACATGGCAAGCGTATAGTTTTCTTCACAAGGAAATGAAACATGTAATTCCACTTTTCACAGCGCAACTTGTTTCTACTCTTTAGTATCATTAAATGATAAGGTCTAAACATCCACAAATTACCATGTATATACTTCTTGGCCTCTAGGAAACTTAAGTAAAACAAGGAGGTGACACAACATGGCAAACAACAAAAGCAGCAACAACAACGAATTATTAGTATACGGTGCTGAACAAGCAATCGATCAAATGAAATATGAAATCGCTAGCGAATTTGGTGTAAACCTTGGTGCTGATACAACTGCACGTGCAAACGGATCAGTAGGCGGCGAAATCACAAAACGTCTTGTGCAATTAGCTCAGCAACAACTTGGCGGCGGACGCTTCTAACTAAGACAACTTTATAATTGATGGCTGAAGGAAGAATGGATCTCCATTCTTCCTTTTTGTACGAATAAAAAAGGAAGGAGAGATTATATGCAGCAAAATCAACCGGCTAAAGAAAATGCGGGCTTTACTGAAAAATCAGCAGCTTCTGCAACAAATGCACAACAAGTAAAACAAGAAATCCAAAGAGACATAAATGAAGGGCAAGGTGCAATGACTTCTCGAGAAGCAGGCGCAATGCGCGATTAAAAAAACACTTTAAGCAGTTTTTAATCACGGACTCTTTGTATAAGAACCTATAAAAGTACCTCAATTAACCGAGGTACTTTTAGCAGTCTACTCTATTTCGACGGGGGAAATACTGTGACTTCGGGTGTGTTTCATTAGGTCTATACTGGTGAAACACAAAGGCAAACGGTCTAATCCCCAATATATAAAAGGCGAGCCTGCCTTGTCCACCTGAAAAATAATTAGTTTGTATTTTGTCCCTCGCCATTCAGCCCTTCTTTTATGTACGCGTTAACCTGACTATTTGAAAGCAACCCAATATGTCCAATGCCATAAAGTTGAATATATTTCTATATCTTGAACAAACGAATCAAGACGCCGTGAAGCATCTAACCATCTCTTTATTAACATAATACCAATTGTTAGAAACAACATGTAAAAAAGCTCTCTATCGAAAGATAAAGAGCTTTTTCTTATCAACGAGTTCTCCATTTTGACAAAGATTAAGTGTATATCAATGGATATTGCATAAAATAAGTAAACAAGACCATATTAAATATGAATGATAGGTATAAAAGTGTATTTTCTTCCAATCATAGGAGATCGTATATGAATAATTATAAAAATGACAATACTGCAAGACGCTATATTGCTCATGTCAGTATATTTGGAACGACTCAAATTCATTTAAGAAACCCCTATATTGTTGCTTGGTGGTCAGCAGCTTTTCCTGGGTTTGGACACTTGCTACTGTCTAAATACCTTCGCGGCTTTGTGTTATTTATATGGGAGGTCGTCATAAACCTTAAATCTCATGTAAATTTAGCAATGATTTATTCTTTTCAAGGAAACATTGATATGGCCAAAGACGTGCTTAATACAAGATGGCTTCTTATTTATATTCCCGTTTATATTTTTGCTATATGGGATAGTTACCGAACAACCGTTGATTTAAATAAAATATACGTGTTAGCTGAAAGAGAAAATCATCGGTTCAACTCCTTTAGTATAGGAGCCATGGAAATAAACTATTTAGATAAACGGAATCCCATCTTGTCCGTTGCCTGGTCCTTTTTGATGCCAGGTCTAGGACAACTTTATATTCATCGGATCATTGGTGCTTTCTTTGTTATCATTTGGGCAGTCATTTTCTTTTATTATTCCCATCTACTTGAAGGGATTTCTCTGCTATTTTTAGGAGAAATAAAACAGGCTACTTCCGCTTTAAATAAAGAATGGCTGTTATTTTTCCCTTCCCTATATGGTTTTGCTACTTTTGATTCCTACATGAATACTGTTGAGAACAATAAACTTGTGGAAAGAGAGCAAAAAAACTTCTTCGAGAAAACGTATCAACATCCAAGCTTTTGTATTGTGAAAGGAAAAAAGGTGGAGTGAAAACATGCAGATCTTTTCTACATTTGAATACTCCAGTTACATAGAGTTAGCTGTTTCGGAGCTAGAGAGAAAAGGGATAAAGAAAAGGGATATATTTATTGTTCCTCTTAATAATCGAACAGAAAATCGCCGGATTTTTGATAGCCTTCATCGAGCAGATGGAGTTTCTCTTATTGATTTAGGAATGGCTTTAGCCACAGCCTTTTCCGTCATTGGTGCAAGCATTGGCTTTAAACTAAGCTGGGGCCCTATTTATTGGGGAATTATTAGTGCTTTTATCGGATTTAGCTTAGGATTGGGAATTAAACTATTTATATTTAAAGTAATCAGGAAAAATCAACGACTTCTGCGTGGCAAACATTCAGAAGTCATACTCATTGTGGATTGTCGTACGGTGGATGCCGAAATGGTTGAACAAACTTTGTGGAAAAACCTTGCCTTAGGTGTTTCAAAAGTTAGATCTGATGGCTTATAAAAATAAGTCACCATCGTACAATACAATAGCGAGATGCAGGATGAATGAATCACTATTCAGGATTAGAGATAACTTCCTTAACGGTTTGAGGGATTGAGGGAGTTTTCCTGTTTTTAAGCTGTATACTCTTCAATTAGCATAATTTCATTTATTAGAACCAAAAAAGCTCTTAAAAAGAGCTTTTTTGGTTCTAACATATGTTAAATGCCATTCTACCATCCTCTTTGATTTCTTAATGTGGTAATATGAGCAATATGATGCTTTCCATGCCAAGCGTAAGTGGCTATTAATTGCTCAATCGTCACTTCCCCATTTTCAGGATGGTGGATCATTTTCTTCAAATCTTTTTCATCAAGTGAGTTTAAAACTTTATGAAGACGCTTATGTAAAGCTGAAAAAAGTTGAAGAGAAACTTCTATCGGTAAATCATTATCAGGCAGAGTGGACCAAGCTACTTCATCATAGGCCTTAATAGTAGGTGCTTGCTCTGTTAAGCCTAATTTAAAACGAGTATAAGCATTCATATGTGAGTCAGCTAAATGATGGACAACTTGACTTAATTTCCAACCGCCTTCTCGATAAGGCGTAGCTAACTGCTCGTTTGTCAGCCCTTCTACAGCATAAGCTAATTGCTTTGGTGCATCTCCAATGTCATGAATCCAACCTTGAATATCTTCTTTCTGAATATTTTCCTTCACGGTAAATTTTCCAATAGGATATTGATTAAACATACTTCTTCCTCCCTTTCTAATTTTGTTAATATCTAGTATAGCACTCTATATGAAAATAAACTTGAATATTCAGAATAAACAACAGACGGATAAAGTGTTAAAAATAAATAAAAAAAGATCTTCAGCTATTGGAAGATCCTTTTTGGATAGTTGCTTTAAGCACTTGTAATCTTGACTGAGAATCATTGGTTTGCCTAATTACTTTTTCCACAATGTACTGATATCCATATAAAACAACGGCTAAAACCGTAGTCATCCCCCAGTACATGCTTGGCGACATCTTTTTCATTTTAAAGATGCCCACTTTTTTCAAAGCACCGCCAAAAGGGAAAATATTAAACCAGTCTAACACCGTATTGGCAAGTATGTATTTTAGAAAAGAGCCGTACGTTAGCTTAAATATCCAAAGCGTTCCTATTAAGTGCGGACCTAAAATATAAGTAAAATCTATAGGTGCTTTAGGAAATAAAGGATTGTTGTTTCTAAACCATTTTTTCTGATTAGCAATGACGGTAAACACAATGATGAATAAGTTAGCGAAAGTAGCTACAGGCAAAAAGCGGACAAATGATTTTGTTCCTATAAAAGGCGCAGTTAACCATGGAAAGATTAGCACGCTTAAAGAAATGATCAATTTTCTTTTATACTTACGCATGAATTGTCTCCTCAAACTGTATTTTCGTAAATATTATTACCTAAAATTGAAAGTTTATGTAATATACCACAACGATTCCAGACAAAGATAACCTAGCTAACGATGACATACGTTTATTTCTAGTGACGATGGCATTAAAATCCAATCCTCAAAAAAAGAAGCATCTAGTCTTTAAAGACTAAATGCTTCTCCTCCTTTACACCTTATAGATTTCATTAGACGACAGCCAGTCAACGAATTGATGATACGGATAATATGTAGTCCCTTTCAGCTCTATTTTTGGAGCTCCAGGATATTTAGTTAACAGTTCTTCAATTTCACCCTTACTCAAATGAAAGTGATAGTGTAGATCTTTTTCTTTAATCAAATAAGGATATTTTGATTTCCTTTGAGGTTTACTAAAATTTTTTAAACCATCGCCTATAAAATAACCAAGGGCAGCTAATCCTAACGCTAACCAAAAAAAGTTCATTTCCAAAACAGGATACCCCCCAAACATTTCTAATAAATACATTCTAGCGTAAGATTCATAACAAAGAGATCTTACTTTATAAGATCTCTACAAATTAGCCAGTTTTTCATCAGCTATAAACTTCATAAGTATACCTGCCCCTGAAACATTTAATAATATGCTGCTTCCTAAAATAACACCATATAATAATCCAGCTATATGTAATGTTAAAGCTAAAATCAAAAAGACTGTTCCTATACCAACTAAAAATAATCCCAAGCTTCGATTATCCATCTATTTCACCACCAAAAAAATAAATATAGTTATATTTTAACATAATTATAATTATTTCACTTATCAAAAAGAAGGAGAAGCTAAGCTATGTTAGTTTCCCCTTCTTTTTGTAACTCCAGTTTTCATTAAAAACCCTGCGGATATAATACAGGCAGCAGATAAAAGCAACCCTGTTAATCCCTGTTTTAAAATAAACCCAAAGATTATAATAGAAAATGATCCTAAAAAGAACATCAACTTGACTAAAACATTTCTTTTGCTCATTTACCCAATCATCTCGATTCTATATACAAATAATACATATAGTTACTCCCTCTGTTCTCTTTGTCCAGCACTCCAAGCTAACGCTAATATAGAAATCGTTACTACTAGTGCAGTCACCATAACTATATCCACCTCTTATTCCTTATAATTACATTTTAACATAGTTTTAGAATACTGTTGGAACGGAGATTATCCGAAACTGACTAGTATAAAACGGATTACCAGCACAAAAAGAGCATCTAATTACTATAAGTGCTCCTTTTTTAGGTATTAGTACAACTAGACCCCTGTCCTACTACTTTACTTGGTAATAACCTCTGCAAAAAAACGAGTTCTTCGGTTTAATAGCAATTAAAAATGAGTTATAGATATCTGAGCCAGAAATGAATGTATTTATCCAACATACAAATAATAGGATGGATCTAATGTTTCCTGATACATAGAACGACGTAATAGCAGGAACTATCGATAATACAAGAAAAGGCAAGCTCATAAAGATCCAATATCTCGTTTTAGATAGAGTTGCATTTGTATTGAGCCAGAAAAATATTCCGCTAAATGTCAAGCTCACATCACCTTTTTTATATACGACTAAAACGTGCAGACATTCATGAATAGCAAAGACAATCATACCCATTATAATAAGATAAAAGAGATTGATGTGAGTAAAGCCTGCTCCAAAGAAATAAGGTATTGATAGAATAATAATCTGAAGCAAATGTACAAACTTCATATAGTGTTTTCGATACCACGTATTCTGGATAAAAGGTGTCCATTCAGAAAAGTCCATGCTTATTTGTGGCAAGTGACGAAACCAAATGATAATAGGCGTTCCCTCTCCTTCATGTAAACTTCCGCTAATTTCATTAACATAAAATCTCCTACTCTATATTAAGCTTTATGATTTAAATACTGAGTAAGTAAATGAACTGCGCCGTCTTGTTTTTTCTCTACTGCAACCTCTAAAGGTGTTTTACCATCATCTTTTTGTATATCGATATCTGCACCTTTTTCGATGAGAAGTTTAATCATATTTTCATCTCCTAGCAACGAGGCCTCATGAAGGCTAGTCCATCCACCGCTTTGTTTTGCATTTACATCTGCGCCTTTTGTAAGCAACAAGTCTACAGCTTGAATTTGCTGATTTGCTACTGCTGCATGAAGAGGCAGGTTTTCATTCGAATTTTTAGCCTTAATATGAATATCCGCCCCTAGCGACAACAATAACTTAGTGCTATCCACTTGTCCAAAATAACAAGCTAAATGTAAAGGCGTCCATCCATCTGAATTAAAAGCGTTAAGTAAAGATGGCTCTTTATTTAATAAAACTCTTATCTCTTCGCTTTTCCCATTCACTGCAGCATTTGTTATTTGATCAATATATTCCACTTTACATCCCCCTAATATATAGAAATACCTTGATTATATTTCCATTTTATCATAGTTTAGTGGATGAACACGATATACAAACTCAGTTATATAAGCAAGAAGGACAATAAGGAATACGATGATAAAATTAATAATTATGGTTCCTTTAGTTAAGAATGGAGAGTTGGTATGAAAACGAATAAAACCGGAAAATTAGATAGCCACTGGTATGGAGTAAAGGTTCTTTATCAGTACTTCATGGTGGATAAACCTAATCCAGAAAACATTGATGAAAACTACGAAGAACATCAGATATTTGAAGAAAGCATTTTATTAATTAACGCTCCATCATTTGATCAAGCCTATGAAATTGCAGAAAAAAAAGCAAAAGAATGTGAAGACAGCTATACCAACGTTTATGATCAGACTGTAAAGTTCCAATTTATTGAGAGTTTAGATGCCTTCCTCTTATGTGAAGAAGAGGAGTTACCAAATGGTACGGAAGTATATTCACGTTTTTTACACGTACCTAAAAAAGAAAGTCTAGCTAATGTCTTATCTAGGTACTATCCGGAAGTTACAGAGGATGAAACAGACCTGATACGTAAAAACTTCATTTTAAGGAATAGAGATTTTAATTAAAAATTCATATTAAATATAAAGACAAGATGTATACGATATACGAACTTGATCAACATAATGTACTAACTTAAAACATAAGGAAGAGACGCCACTTGCTTTAAATGGCGTGTCTTCTTTTAAAATATTTGAGTAAAAGCTACAATTAAAATCGTAATCCCGCTTATCAACGTTCCGCATTGACCTAATGTAAAGCTGCCGATTTGAACATTTGCTGCTTTTTGCCCCACCATTACTCCTAGCCATACCGTTATAAAACTACCAAATGCTGATGTAAGCGAAATAGCTAAAGGTGATAAACCAAGTAAACCCGCTCCTAGACCGTTTGTAAGTGCATTGGCTGAAAGTGCAACACCTAGCACACTGCTTTCAACCCAGCCAATATATCGTACGTTTTCTTGACCACTACTATCTAGTTCATCAATTCCATTATTTTTTTGGGAACCAACTAATAAAATAATTCGAATTCCAATTAGCGTTAATAATACGACGGCTACAATAACATGGAACACTCCCGGTAAGATTGTTGAAATCCACCTGCCAAACATAATTCCCACCATGCTAAAGAGGAAACAAATAGCTGCTATTAGTAAATTCGAAAGCCATTTGATCCTGATTTTTCGTACTCCATAAGATATTCCTACACCAAAGTTATCTATACTTGATGATAGGGCAAAACCTAAAATGAATAACCATTCCATTTTGTATTCTCCTTTTGATGATAATATTGAGGAAATTTGCTTACTTGTTGCATATATTGTTGATAAACCTTCAATAAAATGAGTACTGCGCGTTGAAAAATATAAAGAGGTGAATCGCAATGTCTAACATCCAAAATGAACAAAGCCTTGGTCTGTTATTACGGTCTTTATTAAAGGAAAATGCTTTATCTATGCGGAAACTAAGCTCACTTACGGGGATTGATACGGCAACTATTTCACGGATTATAAATGGAAAGCAGCAAGCAAATCTACATCATTTAAAGCAATTTGCACACTATTTAAATACGCCTCTTGAAGCATTGATTGATCCTGCTGAAGCTGCTTCAAACCATACAGAAAATGAACTAGAAACAGGCATTCATTACTCCATCGATAAAATTCAAGAAATACTTAAATTTTTTAATATAGCAGATACCAACTTTACGATTGAACGTGTAAAACAAGAACTAACAAAATATAAGCAATATGCACAGACAGACGAAGGACACAGCATGATCATAAATAACTTTCAATCCAAAATAGAGCAAGTAGGAAGCGTTGGTACTTTCATCGACCAATTAAAGCAAATGTATCTTGAATATTGTAGCGAAGAAACCTCAGCCGCCAAGCGCTCTATATTGGGAAGTGCGCTATTGTATTTTATTTTGCCTACCGATATTATTCCAGACTACGTCTTTCCAATCGGTTATTTAGACGATGCAATAGCTGTACAACTAGTGATGAATCAACTTACGGAATAAAAACTGAGTTTTATTAAGGGAACTGAACGCGGCATTCCGCTATTTATTGTGAAAATGGAACTTTTTCTGAACCATGACGATGAGCAGGTAAATACTCTATTGCCTTCTTTAATTTAGATAATTCCTTTGGCACAATCTTTTTAATAATTTTTTCTTTTTTACATGGCTCGCATGACTCATGGTTGCATCTATGTGCACACATACCTAAAGGGATTTTCTCTCCTACAAATGGATCTATATAGACTCCATTTTCAAATAACTTACTCTTAATAAGATGTTCATTTTGCAATCTGCAGCAATTAACACAATAGTACATTTGTTTTCACTCTCTTTCTTATACTTGATTTTGAAACATCTTATGAGAACTCATCAACAGAAGTGCTTGTTCCTACATGAAAAGTTGAAAAAATCTCAACAGGCGTTGATGAATACTCAACACACGTTACTTACAAACATATAGTTTAATCATGACATCACTACGAGTGTCATAATTTGAGGAGAGATAATGATGAAAGCAAGAGGAATTGCTAACGCTTTAATCGGTATTTGGTTTGTTATGGCCCCGTGGATGCTTGGGTTTTCATACGATGCAGGGGCTACGTCAGCAAGTATTGTATTTGGAACCCTTCAAGTGATTATGTCTTTTTGGGGAGTTACTAAACCCGGATGGAATTCATGGCAAAATTGGATTTCGCTCATTACCGGATTATGGTTTATTCTTTTTCCCTTTATTTATTCATTAACAGACGGTGTGTTTTGGTCTAGCGTCATACTTGGGTTAATGACCGTATTACTTAGTTTATGGAGCTTGAACTCTAAAGCAAGATTAAAATTAAAAGCTGTAAGTTAAAAAGCGAATAATATTCCAGTGTTTGCTTAAACTACTCAAGATACCGCAACGTATCGACTATGTGAGAAATAATTCTCCTAGCAGAAAAGCTCCCTACGGAAATAGGGAGCTTTTTCTGCTTTTTATGTAAGGACGGTACATATTTATTTAGTCAACGTAATGTAGTTGATAGAAAGCTATAAAGTAGCAAAGGTAGATCACATTTGCGATCTACCTTTGCTCTCCATTACGGAGTCATCATTACTTTTTTAACACGGGTATCCATATTTCACTTTTAAAGGTTGGCGACGTTACATTTTTATGTTCATTCCATAAGATTTCCGGTCCTTCTACTTGTTCATAAGTTGAGGCCGGAAACCATTCTGAATAAATTCGTCCCCATACATCTTGTAATGTGTCAGGAAATGGTCCGACTGCTTCGAATACAGCCCATGTTCCAGCTGGCACTTCAAGTTGTACTAAATGATCGGGACAATCCTTAGTTGTGGCTACACCGATATAATGGTCCAGCTGCCCTTTTTCCTCCATTCTCCCTTCAGAAAAGTTCACAGATGCACTAAGCAAACCTAATGGTGTAACATTAGAAAGTTCTTTTAATTCACGTATTGTTTCATCGTTCAAGCTTTCCCACATAGCAGCAATCTTTGGATTGACTCCATGAAAGATTATTGGAACTCTTTCTTTAATACCGACTATATGAAAGGCCTCTTTTTCCTCAATTCGATAATTCATTTCATTTCCTCCTTTAATTGATAACTGAAAGGTCATTTTTGGAAATGCTTTAAGTGAACTCCCATTTTTTTTAGCTT
The genomic region above belongs to Priestia megaterium and contains:
- a CDS encoding alpha/beta-type small acid-soluble spore protein, giving the protein MANNKSSNNNELLVYGAEQAIDQMKYEIASEFGVNLGADTTARANGSVGGEITKRLVQLAQQQLGGGRF
- a CDS encoding YfiT family bacillithiol transferase, encoding MFNQYPIGKFTVKENIQKEDIQGWIHDIGDAPKQLAYAVEGLTNEQLATPYREGGWKLSQVVHHLADSHMNAYTRFKLGLTEQAPTIKAYDEVAWSTLPDNDLPIEVSLQLFSALHKRLHKVLNSLDEKDLKKMIHHPENGEVTIEQLIATYAWHGKHHIAHITTLRNQRGW
- a CDS encoding DUF3267 domain-containing protein yields the protein MDFSEWTPFIQNTWYRKHYMKFVHLLQIIILSIPYFFGAGFTHINLFYLIIMGMIVFAIHECLHVLVVYKKGDVSLTFSGIFFWLNTNATLSKTRYWIFMSLPFLVLSIVPAITSFYVSGNIRSILLFVCWINTFISGSDIYNSFLIAIKPKNSFFCRGYYQVK
- a CDS encoding ankyrin repeat domain-containing protein, which translates into the protein MEYIDQITNAAVNGKSEEIRVLLNKEPSLLNAFNSDGWTPLHLACYFGQVDSTKLLLSLGADIHIKAKNSNENLPLHAAVANQQIQAVDLLLTKGADVNAKQSGGWTSLHEASLLGDENMIKLLIEKGADIDIQKDDGKTPLEVAVEKKQDGAVHLLTQYLNHKA
- a CDS encoding DUF4288 domain-containing protein, giving the protein MKTNKTGKLDSHWYGVKVLYQYFMVDKPNPENIDENYEEHQIFEESILLINAPSFDQAYEIAEKKAKECEDSYTNVYDQTVKFQFIESLDAFLLCEEEELPNGTEVYSRFLHVPKKESLANVLSRYYPEVTEDETDLIRKNFILRNRDFN
- a CDS encoding manganese efflux pump, producing MEWLFILGFALSSSIDNFGVGISYGVRKIRIKWLSNLLIAAICFLFSMVGIMFGRWISTILPGVFHVIVAVVLLTLIGIRIILLVGSQKNNGIDELDSSGQENVRYIGWVESSVLGVALSANALTNGLGAGLLGLSPLAISLTSAFGSFITVWLGVMVGQKAANVQIGSFTLGQCGTLISGITILIVAFTQIF
- a CDS encoding DUF1232 domain-containing protein, translated to MSNIQNEQSLGLLLRSLLKENALSMRKLSSLTGIDTATISRIINGKQQANLHHLKQFAHYLNTPLEALIDPAEAASNHTENELETGIHYSIDKIQEILKFFNIADTNFTIERVKQELTKYKQYAQTDEGHSMIINNFQSKIEQVGSVGTFIDQLKQMYLEYCSEETSAAKRSILGSALLYFILPTDIIPDYVFPIGYLDDAIAVQLVMNQLTE
- a CDS encoding DUF3973 domain-containing protein — encoded protein: MYYCVNCCRLQNEHLIKSKLFENGVYIDPFVGEKIPLGMCAHRCNHESCEPCKKEKIIKKIVPKELSKLKKAIEYLPAHRHGSEKVPFSQ
- a CDS encoding SPW repeat domain-containing protein — its product is MKARGIANALIGIWFVMAPWMLGFSYDAGATSASIVFGTLQVIMSFWGVTKPGWNSWQNWISLITGLWFILFPFIYSLTDGVFWSSVILGLMTVLLSLWSLNSKARLKLKAVS
- a CDS encoding AraC family transcriptional regulator, whose product is MDLLRNMNRALDYIEENLTNDIDFREVARLALCSEYHFKRMFSFLAGITLSEYIRRRRLTLAAFELKDSNIKVIDVAIKYNYSSPDSFTRAFQNLHGITPSEAKKNGSSLKAFPKMTFQLSIKGGNEMNYRIEEKEAFHIVGIKERVPIIFHGVNPKIAAMWESLNDETIRELKELSNVTPLGLLSASVNFSEGRMEEKGQLDHYIGVATTKDCPDHLVQLEVPAGTWAVFEAVGPFPDTLQDVWGRIYSEWFPASTYEQVEGPEILWNEHKNVTSPTFKSEIWIPVLKK